One segment of Procambarus clarkii isolate CNS0578487 chromosome 1, FALCON_Pclarkii_2.0, whole genome shotgun sequence DNA contains the following:
- the LOC138356655 gene encoding uncharacterized protein, which translates to MPVFDGGFVVGECQLRKCDQILSVRWKDKREVNLLTTIHEGTMVNSDKVHRVSKEPVYKPDCVLDYNINIRLIDKADMMGPHSAVTSPTLCSAPGPVTPCSAPVPSPPRSAPVPATPHFAPVPSTLRSAQASPTPCSAQVSPTPRSAQASPTALCSGAAATELCAASGCT; encoded by the exons atgccagtgtttgacggtGGATTTGTAGTTGGTGAGTGCCAACTACGGAAATGTGATCAAATTCTCTCGGtacggtggaaagacaagagagaagtgaacctgctgacaaccattcatgagggtacaatggtgaacagtgacaAGGTGCACCGTGTATCAaaagaaccagtatataagccagattgtgttcttgactacaatatcaacatccgtttgattgataaggctgacatgatg ggaccgcactctgctgtgacgtccccgacactgtgctctgctccagGGCCTGTGACACcatgctctgctccggtgccatcgccaccgcgctctgctccggtgcccgcGACACCGCACTTTGCTCCGGTGCCATCGACActgcgctctgctcaggcgtccccgactccatgCTCTGCTCAggtgtccccgactccgcgctctgctcaggcgtccccgactgcaCTCTGCTCtggcgccgctgccaccgagctctgtgccGCATCTGGttgtacctaa